ATGTACATCCTCGCGCGCTGCGCGCCCAGCGCCCAGGTGGTGGTGAACATCAGTTGGGGCACGCTGGCCGGCCCGCACGACGGCACCTCGGTGCTCGAAGCGGCGATGGACCAGCTGGTCGCGCTGTACGGCGGCCGGCTGCAGATCGCCGTGCCGGCGGGCAACGCCTACCAGAGCCGCACCCACGCCAACGGCACGCTGGCGCCCGGCGCCTCCGAAACCCTGCATTGGCGTGTGCAACCTGATGACCGCACCGAGAGCTACCTGGAGATCTGGTTGCCCGATGGCGCGCAAGACCTGCAGATCGAAGTGACGCCACCGGGCCACGCACAGCCGCTGCCGGCCATGCCGATGGGACGCGGTGGCCTGTGGAACAACGCCCATGGCGCGCCCCTGTGCGGCCTGATCTACCCGAGCTCGACCGCCCTGGGACACCACGGCACCTGCGCCCTGCTCGCGATCGCCCCCACCTTCAGCCGCGACCCTTCGGTGGCCACCACCCTGCCCGGCTCCTGGAGCGTCACGCTGAAAAACACCGGGACCACCGCCACCCTGTTCGACGCCTACATCGAACGCGACGACGTGGCCATTGGCCAGAACACGGGCGCGAAGCAGTCGTACCTGGAAGACCGGCGCTACGACACGAGCGGCAACCTCGGCGCCTTCGTGGACCATGCCGGCAACACCACGCCGATCCGGCGCAGCGGCACCTTCAACAGCCTGTCCACCGGTCAGCGCACGGTGAGCGTGGGCGGTGTGCGCGAGCACGCCTCATCCAGCGGCCACTTCGCGCTTTACTCGCCGCGCAAACCCGATCCCGATGCCGGCCGCGCGCAGCGCCCTGGCGTGCGCAAGGTCCCGCAGACGCTGCAGGCCTGCGACGACAACCCGGCCCTGCCGGGCAGGCTGGGCACGGGCAGCCTCAGCGGCAGCGCGGTGCGCATGGCGGGCACCAGCATCGCCGCGCCGCTGCAGGCGCGCCACATGCTCAATGGGCCTGGAGCGTGAGGTCCATGGCCTGCGATACAGTCGCAGCATGAATGGGCTCTACTCTCTGATCCGCCGCTCCCCCAAAGCCACCCTGGTGCTCGGCAAGACCTTGTTGCTGGCCGGCGCGATCCTGATCGTCGGCGCGGTGTTCGCGCGGGCCGACCTGATGAACCTCAATGCCGAGCGTGCCCAGGCCCAGCTCCCCGCGCTGAAGTTCCTGGCCGAGGCCTATCCGCAGTACCCGACCTGGCTGGTCCCCGAAACCGCCCTCGGCTTCACCATCTCGGGCGTTCTGGTGGTCGCCGGCATGCTGCTGGTCCACTTCGCCGAAAAAGCGCGCTCGCTGAGCGGGCGCTGAACAGGCCCTGCCCGCGCCTCACCACCGCGCGGGCAATGCCCGGCGCAGCACGATCCAGCGCTCGCGCACTTCGATGTAGTCGCCACGCTCCAGGTCCTTGAGCAGGCGGCTGACCATTTCGCGCGAACACGCCAGGTGCTGCGCGATCTGCTGGTGCGTCACGCGCTCCTTCAGGGTCCGTTCGCCCGCGGCATTCGGCGCGCGGGCCATGCCGTTGAGCAGGTGCACGAGGCGGCCATAGACGTCGATCAGGGCCACGCTGCGCGCGCTCTCGGTCGCCAGGCGCGCGCGGCGGATCAAACGGGCCATGAGCTCCAGCGCGAATTCCGGGTGTTCGGCGATGTAAGCCAGCAAGGTGGCACGTGTCACCACGGAACAGGTGGCGTTTTCCGTCGCTTCCACGTGGGCCGAACGGGGGCCGCCATCGAGCGCCATTTCGCCCACGTACTCCAGCGGACCGTACAGGCCCAGGGTCAATTCGCGCCCCTCGTTGTCGGAGACGAAGGCGCGCAGCCGCCCCTGCATCACGATGTAGAGCGTGTCGCCGCTGTCGCCGGCCTGGATCAGCAGCGCCCCGCGCCGGTACCGGCGCTGCATCCCGAGGGCGGCGAGGGCTTCGATGTGGTGGGTCTTGGGAGGATCAGCGAGAGAGGCGACGGCGGCAGGCATCCATGCTCACGGGTGGGAAAACTCCGTGGCATTGTGCGACATGGGCGTGACCACGCGCAAGGCGGGCACCACCGGCGGCAGGCTGTTGACCCGGTGCAGCAGGCTGCGGATGCTGGGCGCACCGGTTTTTTCGCGCAGGGTTTTGATCTGGCTGCGCACGGTGGACTCGGCCACGCGGTGCAGCGCCGCAATCTCGGGAATCTGCAGCCCTCGGCACAGGGCGACCAGCACCGCCTCCTCGCCGCGGCTCAGGTTGAGCGAGCGCGCGAACAGGCGCACCGACAGGTTGTCGGAACTGTTCTGGCGCGACATCAGCACCAGCACCGACGGTGCATCGGCTTCCAGCGGATGGCTCAGCGGCGTGAAGGCCAGCGAGAGCTCCCGGCCGTCGGCGCTCATCATCACCAGCTTGCGCTGCCCGCGAAACGAGGTTTCGATGGCCTCCTGGATCTGGGCGGTGAACTCGGCTTTGCTCCCGAGCAGGCAATTGCCGCGCGAATGCACAATGCGGCCGTT
The sequence above is a segment of the Hydrogenophaga sp. BPS33 genome. Coding sequences within it:
- a CDS encoding Crp/Fnr family transcriptional regulator, which encodes MPAAVASLADPPKTHHIEALAALGMQRRYRRGALLIQAGDSGDTLYIVMQGRLRAFVSDNEGRELTLGLYGPLEYVGEMALDGGPRSAHVEATENATCSVVTRATLLAYIAEHPEFALELMARLIRRARLATESARSVALIDVYGRLVHLLNGMARAPNAAGERTLKERVTHQQIAQHLACSREMVSRLLKDLERGDYIEVRERWIVLRRALPARW
- a CDS encoding helix-turn-helix transcriptional regulator; protein product: MLHTTESAWSGEGPAPLSDGGVRPGIGRQHLMRVFDEIDYGMVIIDARGAILHANHLARHELANGRIVHSRGNCLLGSKAEFTAQIQEAIETSFRGQRKLVMMSADGRELSLAFTPLSHPLEADAPSVLVLMSRQNSSDNLSVRLFARSLNLSRGEEAVLVALCRGLQIPEIAALHRVAESTVRSQIKTLREKTGAPSIRSLLHRVNSLPPVVPALRVVTPMSHNATEFSHP